In one Alnus glutinosa chromosome 12, dhAlnGlut1.1, whole genome shotgun sequence genomic region, the following are encoded:
- the LOC133851546 gene encoding protein TRIGALACTOSYLDIACYLGLYCEROL 3, chloroplastic isoform X2 — MVSLLGSALFPLTLSNGASRSARVAVSGGGRITSCCFKQGKEQRKVVCACMAPPRNLRRDESSATKFNIRHGEAVGIIGPSGTGKSTVLKIIAGLLAPDKGEVYIRGTKRVGLISDEEISGLRIGLVFQSAALFDSLTVRENVGFLLYENSSMPEHKISELVTETLAAVGLKDVEDRLPSELSGGMKKRVALARSLIFDTTKEAIEPEVLLYDEPTAGLDPIASTVVEDLIRSVHLKGEDALGKPGQIASYVVVTHQHSTITRAVDRLLFLYEGKVVWQGMTHEFTTSTNPIVQQFASGSLDGPIRY, encoded by the exons ATGGTTTCATTGTTGGGTTCGGCGTTATTTCCTCTGACTCTATCGAATGGCGCTTCTCGGTCCGCTAGAGTTGCAGTGTCTGGTGGGGGTAGGATCACTTCGTGTTGTTTTAAGCAAGGGAAGGAGCAGAGAAAGGTTGTTTGTGCTTGCATGGCGCCTCCACGGAACTTGAGAAGAGATGAATCCTCCGCTACCAAATTCAAT ATTAGACATGGTGAAGCTGTTGGAATAATTGGGCCTTCTGGCACTGGGAAATCtacagttttaaaaattattgctGGACTTCTTGCTCCAGACAAG GGAGAGGTTTACATACGAGGTACAAAGAGGGTTGGTTTGATCAGCGATGAGGAGATATCTGGTCTTCGAATTGGATTG GTGTTTCAGAGTGCAGCACTTTTTGATTCTTTGACTGTTCGTGAAAATGTTGGCTTCCTTTT ATACGAAAACTCAAGCATGCCTGAGCATAAAATTTCGGAGCTTGTGACAGAAACCTTGGCTGCCGTTGGCTTAAAG GATGTTGAGGATCGGTTACCTTCTGAGTTGTCTGGTGGAATGAAGAAACGAGTTGCTTTAGCTCGGTCTTTAATCTTTGATACGACAAAGGAAGCAATAGAGCCTGAG GTGCTGTTGTATGATGAACCAACTGCTGGACTTGATCCAATTGCATCTACTGTTGTTGAAGATCTCATCCGCTCTGTCCATCTGAAAGGTGAGGATGCACTGGGGAAGCCTGGACAGATTGCTTCCTATGTTGTTGTTACTCACCAACACAGTACCATTACAAGAGCTGTCGACAG GTTACTGTTTCTTTATGAGGGGAAGGTTGTCTGGCAAGGAATGACTCATGAATTCACAACATCAACAAATCCAATCGTTCAACAG TTTGCTTCCGGGAGCTTGGATGGACCAATAAGATACTAG
- the LOC133851546 gene encoding protein TRIGALACTOSYLDIACYLGLYCEROL 3, chloroplastic isoform X1 has product MVSLLGSALFPLTLSNGASRSARVAVSGGGRITSCCFKQGKEQRKVVCACMAPPRNLRRDESSATKFNDSFKSESISTVREPDDDSDVLIECRDVYKSFGEKQILRGVSFKIRHGEAVGIIGPSGTGKSTVLKIIAGLLAPDKGEVYIRGTKRVGLISDEEISGLRIGLVFQSAALFDSLTVRENVGFLLYENSSMPEHKISELVTETLAAVGLKDVEDRLPSELSGGMKKRVALARSLIFDTTKEAIEPEVLLYDEPTAGLDPIASTVVEDLIRSVHLKGEDALGKPGQIASYVVVTHQHSTITRAVDRLLFLYEGKVVWQGMTHEFTTSTNPIVQQFASGSLDGPIRY; this is encoded by the exons ATGGTTTCATTGTTGGGTTCGGCGTTATTTCCTCTGACTCTATCGAATGGCGCTTCTCGGTCCGCTAGAGTTGCAGTGTCTGGTGGGGGTAGGATCACTTCGTGTTGTTTTAAGCAAGGGAAGGAGCAGAGAAAGGTTGTTTGTGCTTGCATGGCGCCTCCACGGAACTTGAGAAGAGATGAATCCTCCGCTACCAAATTCAAT GATTCATTTAAATCAGAGAGTATAAGCACAGTACGGGAGCCTGACGATGATTCTGATGTTCTCATTGAGTGTAGAGATGTCTATAAGTCATTTGGGGAGAAGCAAATATTGAGAGGTGTGAGCTTcaag ATTAGACATGGTGAAGCTGTTGGAATAATTGGGCCTTCTGGCACTGGGAAATCtacagttttaaaaattattgctGGACTTCTTGCTCCAGACAAG GGAGAGGTTTACATACGAGGTACAAAGAGGGTTGGTTTGATCAGCGATGAGGAGATATCTGGTCTTCGAATTGGATTG GTGTTTCAGAGTGCAGCACTTTTTGATTCTTTGACTGTTCGTGAAAATGTTGGCTTCCTTTT ATACGAAAACTCAAGCATGCCTGAGCATAAAATTTCGGAGCTTGTGACAGAAACCTTGGCTGCCGTTGGCTTAAAG GATGTTGAGGATCGGTTACCTTCTGAGTTGTCTGGTGGAATGAAGAAACGAGTTGCTTTAGCTCGGTCTTTAATCTTTGATACGACAAAGGAAGCAATAGAGCCTGAG GTGCTGTTGTATGATGAACCAACTGCTGGACTTGATCCAATTGCATCTACTGTTGTTGAAGATCTCATCCGCTCTGTCCATCTGAAAGGTGAGGATGCACTGGGGAAGCCTGGACAGATTGCTTCCTATGTTGTTGTTACTCACCAACACAGTACCATTACAAGAGCTGTCGACAG GTTACTGTTTCTTTATGAGGGGAAGGTTGTCTGGCAAGGAATGACTCATGAATTCACAACATCAACAAATCCAATCGTTCAACAG TTTGCTTCCGGGAGCTTGGATGGACCAATAAGATACTAG
- the LOC133851543 gene encoding probable glycosyltransferase At5g20260, giving the protein MASFSLRLRSPVLLIPTCLLLLLLLAYIFPLTQNLLTGLHLSSSTIPQTPSQLLSPAPAPALDAPAPASAPPITFTTKPANNTSIHLKKKSMSGTERIEEDLARARAAIREAIRAQNCTSDKEEIYVPTGSVYRNAYAFHQSHVEMVKKFKVWVYREGELPMAHIGPMSYIYSIGGQFMDEMERGESPFMAPHPDDAHAFFIPLSVSKIVDCFYRLDPHGFKRRLGRIFADYITVVADKYPYWNRSAGGDHFMLSCHDWAPTLVKYDPKLYRNFIRVLCNANTSEGFKPIRDVSLPEYNLKGHHENSLGPPRLGLQPSKRTILAFFAGAAHGDIRNMLFQHWKDKDAQVQVYENLPKEKNYHKIMGQTKFCLCPSGSEVASPRVVEAMYQQCVPVIISDFYTLPFSDVLDWSKFAVFIPPERIPEIKTILEGISEKRYLTLQKRVTQVARHFELNRPAKPFDVIHMLLHSVWLRRLNFKLTQNVY; this is encoded by the exons ATGGCAAGCTTCAGTCTCCGTCTCCGCTCACCAGTTTTGCTAATTCCGACTtgtctcctcctcctcctccttctcgCCTACATCTTTCCCTTAACCCAAAACCTTCTCACCGGCCTCCATCTCTCTTCCTCCACTATTCCACAAACCCCATCACAACTACTCTCTCCCGCACCTGCTCCGGCCCTGGATGCACCAGCACCGGCATCGGCTCCGCCCATAACTTTCACAACTAAACCCGCTAACAACACTTCCATCCATCTCAAG AAGAAGAGCATGAGCGGGACGGAGAGGATTGAAGAAGATTTGGCAAGAGCACGGGCGGCTATTCGTGAAGCGATTCGCGCACAAAACTGTACATCTGATAAGGAGGAGATTTACGTTCCCACAGGATCCGTTTACAGAAATGCCTACGCTTTCCACCA GAGTCACGTTGAGATGGTAAAGAAATTCAAGGTGTGGGTGTACAGGGAAGGAGAGCTACCCATGGCCCACATTGGGCCCATGAGTTACATCTACTCCATCGGGGGACAGTTCATGGACGAGATGGAGAGAGGGGAGAGCCCCTTCATGGCCCCTCATCCTGATGACGCACATGCCTTTTTTATACCTCTAAGCGTCAGCAAGATTGTTGACTGCTTTTACCGGCTTGACCCCCACGGATTTAAGCGCCGTTTGGGTCGCATCTTCGCCGATTACATCACCGTCGTAGCCGACAAATATCCCTACTGGAATAGGAGCGCCGGTGGAGACCATTTCATGCTCTCTTGCCATGACTGG GCACCAACACTCGTAAAATACGACCCAAAGTTATACCGGAATTTCATAAGAGTGCTATGCAATGCCAACACATCTGAAGGATTCAAGCCAATAAGAGACGTCTCATTGCCAGAATATAACTTGAAAGGTCATCATGAGAACAGCCTCGGCCCGCCTCGCCTTGGCCTGCAGCCTAGTAAGCGCACAATCCTTGCCTTCTTCGCGGGCGCCGCCCACGGAGACATAAGGAACATGCTATTCCAGCATTGGAAGGACAAGGATGCGCAAGTCCAAGTGTACGAGAATCTTCCAAAGGAGAAAAACTACCACAAAATTATGGGACAAACAAAGTTTTGCTTGTGTCCGAGTGGGTCGGAAGTGGCAAGTCCGAGAGTGGTCGAGGCAATGTACCAACAGTGTGTTCCGGTGATTATTTCCGACTTCTACACGTTACCCTTCAGTGATGTTCTTGACTGGAGCAAGTTTGCGGTGTTTATTCCGCCGGAAAGAATACCGGAAATTAAGACGATCTTGGAGGGTATTTCAGAGAAGAGATATTTAACGTTGCAAAAGAGGGTGACACAAGTAGCAAGGCATTTTGAGCTGAACCGGCCGGCTAAGCCATTTGATGTGATTCACATGCTGCTTCATTCTGTGTGGCTCAGAAGGCTTAACTTTAAGCTAACACAGAATGTTTATTAA